In the genome of Populus trichocarpa isolate Nisqually-1 chromosome 10, P.trichocarpa_v4.1, whole genome shotgun sequence, the window aaaaacaacaacaataacatagATAGTAATATatggaatataaaataaaccaacATTACACATTAAAAACCCATCAAGATTCTTATGATCCAAATAAAAGTGGGCGAGGATTTGCGGGTTGACCTTGTTGGTTTTAATTTCTCCAGGAGCTATCATGTCCAGTTCACCTCTCcactaattaattaagataaggAAGGAGACCCTCTtatccttgttttctttttgttcttgatgtCTCCCTTGGCACGCCAAGCTAAATTCCAATGATTAATATCGAAATCTTAATTTGTTTGGAAGATATGCTTGTTTGATTGCGTAGAAAGTGcgtgtaaagaagaaaaaattaggaGGAAAGTAAAGTTTTTGTTTGACCCTAATGAACAAGTAAGACcagggaaagaagagaaaatggaaagtaatagaaaaataaagataccTCTAATAGCCAAGCTATCAATTATCAACCCATGAATTCAAACTAAAAAGACAGTGAACATGATGTGTTTCGGCACATCAAAAAAGCAGACCGTATTCCGATTTGGGATTTCCGGCGCCACCACCACACTTTccctatattttaaattaattccagCTGCCAAACCGGTCACAAATCAtttatattctctttttttacgTTGTTATTTTCACCCCGCTATTTACTACAacactaatataattttatttgatgtggtatttttaattaattcttctaatcaacatcaagaaataaaaatcagtgaaaacattttattttcttgttgcaAACTTAGGATCAAGGTGGTGTTATAACCcaataaactataaattataatgcTGAGATGTAAGCAGATATTACATTGCATGCATAAGGTCGGTTTAAACCTAATTAGAAAGATCATTTAGCGTGAATTAGGCACATGCACTGAGGTCAATTATCATCATCCAAAACGACGGCGGTCGAAGAAAGGTGAGAGACAGTTGCTACGTGAACTGTGAGCCGTGAAGAACACGAATTTGCGAACCCATGTGTAGATCAATCGGTGGCATAGTCAGCAATGAAGCCAACTTTCTATTTCCAACGCAACAACTACTGCCCTGCTGTTGCTACATAAATCAGCATGCTATACTCGGTACTGTaatgaaaaaatcatgtaatttcCGATCTGTATTACACGCCAAAAAGTTCAAAATTCTTAATTGTGTGCTTCcttattttagaatttgaagCTTTATGATTCCCGAAGGTTTCCATTTTATAACGAGCAGTAGTCAGAACCCATGATGTTAACACCACACAGCCACGGTATCCGGTATCAGCCGACAGGGGAGGGGAGCCCAGCTGTAAATGATCTCCATAGACAGAATTACCCCCCAAACTACATGCTAATTTACCACTCACATGCCTCAGAGATTTACCCCCACCCTTTATCACTGATGTTCACGTGAAAAGTACAAGAACAACCCTGAACAGGATAAGCAGTCAAAGTGGTCCTTGCCCCGGTCAGTGGCTCGAGAATGCAGGATATTATCGTCATTTGGAGCATTATACTGGGCATTGAGATTCGCGCCCATTACCTTCCCTAGCTAGGACAAGGAAACCCTATTTAGTAGAAATGACAGTGCATAAACAGTGCGAAGTGtaatctttaatttcttcaaaatcaagcTTTATTGACTGCCATGGCAGTTAATgtggaaaaataattgaagaaaaaggcATCTCTTTTGCGCTCTTTTTGGGCCATTGAAGGACCTAAGAAGATACTCGCTCCCCCCACTTGATCCATCTTCTCACTGAGACGACTCtactaatttcattaattatcaaCATCCATGATGGtgatacattaaaaattaaaaaaagtgaagtAAAAATAGTAACTGATGCGGCCAAGCACACCGGATCCACAATTCCACAGAGACACACCTGCAATAGCTGCTGCAATGGTTGAATGGAATCTCTGTCTCTCTCACAAAgtccagagagagagagaagaaactAGAGTGATGTGAGATCACACCCTCCACTTCAATCATTAAGACAAAGGGAAAATAGATAATGGACATGGAAGAATAGTGAGAATTACGCATGGATGATCTCTCTATTATATTAATCTCTAACACTGAAACTAACAGTAACATCAAGAAACCATCTCCTTCTAAGGAGTTTCCAgattccaaaaaaacaaaaccaaaaagcaaaagaatgcaaaaaaaaaaaaaaaaaaaggctaaaaaatctttatatacatgtatatatatcttgcccttcctcttcctcttggATGCCAAGAAAATGCCTTGAAAATGGGTTTTTATTGAAGCAAAACCCAAGAAACCATCTCATTGAACGAAGGAGATATAAAGTTAAGAGTccaaaaaaggagagaaacctCAACCAATGTTTCTCTCACTAGATCCCTttgtctttcctttctttctcttcccaAATTCTTTAAGCATCACTATAGTCTCTCCAGCAAATAAGCATCGTCACACACCTCCTCACGATGTAAAACCTAGCTCTTTGTTCTTTAACAAGCCTTGCACACTTTCTTGTAAAAGAACATCTCCTTTGAGATGAATCCTTCATCAGAGAAGAAGTTGAGGATCTGCTTCTTGATGACCCCTCTTTCTTGGACAATTTCCACTTCTCATCAAAGTAGAATTGTGGTGGTTCACTTGCACTATGAGTGAGAGTAATAGCCATGACAATTAACCAAAAAATTACTTCTCAAGAATACTTAAAATTCTCAATTCCCTCTTTCAATGGGCTTCTAAGCaagaacagagagagagaaaacgAGTCACAGGAAGTGAAAACGAAACAGTGAGTTTCTTGGAGTATGGAGACCGCGTCAATGAGGCAGGTTAGTGGGTTGGGGGCtcctatttataataaattaagagtGAATAAAAAGGGTTGCAGATGGGTGTGGCAGCGGGTATCACCCGGGCCTTCTTTGCCTCGAGAGGCCcaccatgtaattttttttattgtttaattattttatataaaatccatttgtattttattgaggCTGGTTCCCAATACATACGTCATAGGCCATggaagggagagagagggagaaggaaATTTAATGCAGGAAATCTCACTGAGCTGTGTGGGGCTGTAAGCCTGTAACTGTAAATTTCTTAGTAATTAGAAAAaggcattttttttctaatgcagGATCTCTCTGCTTTCAACTGAGTCGATCGAATAAATAGACATGATTTTACGGAGCACGATtcacaaattgaaaaacatgcaATCGATGGCCTTCCAGCGATTTCTGACATGCCTATCATCCACAGaccatcaataaaaagaaaatggtatCTTGCACGCAATGAAATCTACAAAGAGGGTAGCTTATGTTTTCTAAAATGCTTTctaaattgttatttatttgagtagaatattaaattaattttttatatataattttttaataattttatatattgatgttaaaaataaaaatatattattttaatatatttataataaaagaatagtttaaaaaaataatgcagcaCGTTACCGAACCTTATAAcgaattttcttaaaaaccGGCCAGGAATGCAAATTTCGAGGTTACAGGCATCCATAGCTTCGGTTACTATACTCCAGCCTATTCAACAACTAAAAGGCGCTCAATTTGCATGATGTCATCCATTTTATAGCCTTTTCAATGGATAGGTTTACAGATGCAGTGCTTTCATATCAAAATCAGaacaccaaaatatatatatatatatatatatatatatatat includes:
- the LOC127905815 gene encoding small polypeptide DEVIL 11-like, translated to MAITLTHSASEPPQFYFDEKWKLSKKEGSSRSRSSTSSLMKDSSQRRCSFTRKCARLVKEQRARFYIVRRCVTMLICWRDYSDA